Proteins encoded by one window of Streptomyces sp. NBC_01571:
- a CDS encoding NTP pyrophosphohydrolase, giving the protein MDDRLLVIIDVANVVGSVPDGWWRDRRGAAERLRDRLAREGMPGHDGPVELVLVVEGAARDVESVEGVRVEAAPGSGDDRIVELVEESRDRPRLVVTADRELRRRVTAAGAEVTGPRAVRDGS; this is encoded by the coding sequence ATGGACGACCGCCTGCTCGTGATCATCGACGTTGCCAATGTCGTCGGCTCCGTGCCCGACGGCTGGTGGCGCGACCGCCGGGGCGCCGCGGAGCGGCTGCGGGACCGGCTCGCCCGGGAGGGGATGCCGGGCCACGACGGACCCGTGGAACTCGTCCTCGTGGTCGAGGGCGCGGCCAGGGACGTGGAGTCCGTCGAGGGCGTACGGGTCGAGGCGGCCCCCGGCAGCGGGGACGACCGCATCGTGGAGCTGGTGGAGGAGTCCCGTGACCGCCCGCGCCTGGTCGTCACGGCGGACCGTGAACTGCGGCGCAGGGTCACCGCGGCGGGCGCCGAGGTGACGGGGCCACGGGCGGTACGGGACGGATCATGA
- a CDS encoding 3-hydroxyacyl-CoA dehydrogenase NAD-binding domain-containing protein yields the protein MSTTAELLKGAAELFPDEVVTSANVRHLDLPFGAGRFALITLDNGFDHTKPTTFGPASLANLNTAIDQVEKEAAAGEIVGAGVTGKPFIFAVGADLKGVELLKKHEDALAIGKGGHEVFKRLSALAVPTFAYYNGAAMGGGVEVGLHCSYRTVSAALPAFSLPEVFLGLVPGWGGCTLLPNLIGADKAVSVVIENSLNQNKQLKGKQVYELGIADALFEGADFLEQSLLWTAAVLKGEIVVERPEIDRGAAWDEAVARGRFIADGKVHGAAPAAYRALEIIEAAKDGDLQKGYDAEDVALADLIMGGELRSGIYAFNLVQKRGKRPAGAPDKSLARPVTKVGVVGAGLMASQLALLFLRRLEVPVVLTDIDQERVDKGVGYVHAEIDKLLSKSRINQDKANRLKALVSGVLDKAEGFSDADFIIEAVFEEIGVKQQVFAEVEAVAPAHAILATNTSSLSVTEMASKLKNPERVVGFHFFNPVAILPLLEIVRGELTDDASLATAFAVAKKLKKTAVLVKDAPAFVVNRILTRFMGEIQNVIDEGTPVAVAEKAVEPLGLPMSPLVLLELVGPAIGLHVSETLNRAFPDRFTVSANLAAVVKAGKRGFYVYSAENGFKPELDPEVAALLKQGDVVLSEEQVRDRVLDAVAQEIGLMLDEGVVAEAQDIDLCLITGAGWPFHLGGLTPYLDREGVSERVNGKRFLETGVASVPA from the coding sequence GTGAGCACCACCGCTGAGCTTCTGAAGGGTGCGGCCGAGCTGTTCCCCGACGAGGTCGTGACGTCCGCGAACGTCCGTCACCTGGACCTGCCGTTCGGTGCGGGCCGTTTCGCGCTCATCACCCTCGACAACGGCTTCGACCACACCAAGCCGACCACCTTCGGCCCGGCCTCGCTGGCGAACCTGAACACCGCGATCGACCAGGTCGAGAAGGAGGCTGCGGCCGGCGAGATCGTCGGTGCCGGCGTCACCGGCAAGCCGTTCATCTTCGCGGTCGGCGCCGACCTCAAGGGCGTCGAGCTGCTGAAGAAGCACGAGGACGCGCTCGCCATCGGCAAGGGCGGCCACGAGGTCTTCAAGCGGCTGTCCGCGCTCGCGGTGCCGACCTTCGCGTACTACAACGGCGCGGCGATGGGCGGCGGCGTCGAGGTCGGCCTGCACTGCTCGTACCGCACGGTCTCCGCGGCCCTGCCGGCCTTCTCGCTGCCCGAGGTCTTCCTCGGCCTGGTCCCGGGCTGGGGCGGCTGCACGCTGCTCCCCAACCTGATCGGCGCCGACAAGGCCGTCTCGGTCGTCATCGAGAACTCGCTGAACCAGAACAAGCAGCTCAAGGGCAAGCAGGTCTACGAACTGGGCATCGCGGACGCCCTCTTCGAAGGCGCGGACTTCCTGGAGCAGTCGCTGCTGTGGACGGCTGCCGTCCTCAAGGGCGAGATCGTCGTCGAGCGCCCGGAGATCGACCGCGGCGCGGCCTGGGACGAGGCCGTCGCCCGCGGCCGCTTCATCGCCGACGGCAAGGTGCACGGGGCGGCTCCGGCCGCGTACCGCGCGCTGGAGATCATCGAGGCCGCCAAGGACGGCGACCTGCAGAAGGGGTACGACGCCGAGGACGTGGCGCTCGCCGACCTGATCATGGGTGGTGAACTGCGCTCCGGCATCTACGCGTTCAACCTGGTGCAGAAGCGCGGCAAGCGCCCGGCCGGCGCCCCGGACAAGTCCCTGGCCCGTCCGGTCACCAAGGTCGGCGTCGTGGGCGCGGGCCTGATGGCCTCGCAGCTCGCCCTGCTCTTCCTGCGCCGCCTCGAAGTACCCGTCGTCCTGACGGACATCGACCAGGAGCGCGTCGACAAGGGCGTGGGCTATGTCCACGCGGAGATCGACAAGCTGCTGTCGAAGTCCCGTATCAACCAGGACAAGGCCAACCGCCTCAAGGCCCTGGTCTCCGGTGTGCTGGACAAGGCCGAGGGCTTCTCCGACGCCGACTTCATCATCGAGGCCGTCTTCGAGGAGATCGGCGTCAAGCAGCAGGTGTTCGCGGAGGTCGAGGCGGTCGCCCCGGCGCACGCGATCCTCGCCACCAACACCTCCTCGCTGTCGGTGACCGAGATGGCGTCGAAGCTGAAGAACCCCGAGCGGGTCGTCGGCTTCCACTTCTTCAACCCCGTCGCGATCCTGCCGCTCCTGGAGATCGTGCGCGGCGAGCTGACCGACGACGCCTCTCTGGCCACGGCGTTCGCCGTGGCCAAGAAGCTGAAGAAGACGGCGGTCCTGGTGAAGGACGCCCCGGCGTTCGTCGTCAACCGCATCCTCACCCGCTTCATGGGCGAGATCCAGAACGTCATCGACGAGGGCACCCCGGTCGCGGTCGCGGAGAAGGCGGTGGAGCCCCTGGGCCTGCCGATGTCCCCGCTGGTCCTTCTCGAACTGGTCGGCCCCGCGATCGGCCTGCACGTCTCGGAGACCCTCAACCGGGCCTTCCCGGACCGTTTCACGGTCTCCGCGAACCTCGCGGCCGTGGTCAAGGCGGGCAAGCGCGGCTTCTACGTGTACTCCGCCGAGAACGGCTTCAAGCCGGAGCTCGACCCCGAGGTCGCCGCGCTCCTCAAGCAGGGCGACGTCGTCCTCAGCGAGGAGCAGGTCCGTGACCGCGTCCTGGACGCCGTCGCCCAGGAGATCGGGCTCATGCTCGACGAGGGTGTCGTCGCCGAGGCGCAGGACATCGACCTCTGCCTGATCACCGGCGCGGGCTGGCCCTTCCACCTGGGCGGTCTCACTCCGTACCTGGACCGTGAGGGTGTCTCCGAGCGGGTGAACGGGAAGCGGTTCCTGGAGACGGGCGTGGCTTCCGTCCCCGCGTAG
- a CDS encoding glycosyltransferase family 39 protein — protein sequence MRAGLLDTPRTATGSRMPDGYWRRLLPVLAVLVAATRIPSFVRPLWNPDEGYLAVQARILAGGGELYRTVVDRKPPLVPWLYEGAFAAFGSGSLTSVRVLAVVAQLSTAVLLASLARRRWGDPAGRTAGVLYALVSIGLNPEDAQAATFEVFILPCTAAAMWCADRRRWGAAGVAVAGSFLVKQTGAAILVPVLWLLWHHAESPRRDLLRTGVGALVPVAAVALLTDPAGLLFWTVTGSGAYASFTGSELHVLGRGLVNAAILAVACAGLIPPVVRMLRVARRGSADLWLWLGSSTAAVLAGFHFFGHYYLQLIPPLVLLATAALQLLPRERVLTAALTSACCCALFLAWGLLAPRPELAHSQRLAAAVAHRTRPGDRVLVWGIHPETYWLAGRAPATRYLTAGLLTNYSGGRDGPEVGEKYAVEGAWPVFRAELTARPPVLVVDDSRGRPYAPDRVPSLLRLLAAGYEEAGTVDGAVLYTRTDAQG from the coding sequence ATGCGCGCCGGGCTCCTGGACACACCACGCACCGCCACCGGGTCACGGATGCCGGACGGCTACTGGAGACGGCTGCTGCCCGTCCTCGCGGTACTGGTCGCCGCCACCCGGATCCCCTCCTTCGTACGGCCCCTGTGGAACCCGGACGAGGGCTATCTCGCCGTGCAGGCGCGGATACTGGCGGGCGGGGGAGAGCTGTACCGGACGGTCGTGGACCGCAAGCCGCCGCTCGTGCCGTGGCTGTACGAAGGCGCGTTCGCGGCGTTCGGCTCCGGGTCGCTGACATCGGTCAGGGTCCTGGCGGTGGTGGCCCAGTTGTCGACCGCCGTGCTGCTGGCCTCCCTGGCCCGGCGCCGCTGGGGCGACCCGGCCGGGCGCACGGCGGGCGTGCTGTACGCGTTGGTGTCGATCGGGCTCAACCCCGAGGACGCGCAGGCCGCCACCTTCGAGGTGTTCATACTGCCCTGCACGGCCGCCGCGATGTGGTGCGCCGACCGGCGCCGCTGGGGTGCGGCCGGAGTCGCCGTCGCCGGCTCGTTCCTGGTCAAACAGACCGGCGCGGCCATCCTCGTCCCGGTGCTCTGGCTGCTGTGGCACCACGCGGAGTCCCCCCGAAGAGACCTGCTGCGGACGGGAGTCGGCGCCCTCGTCCCCGTGGCGGCCGTGGCACTGCTCACCGACCCGGCGGGCCTGCTGTTCTGGACCGTCACCGGCTCGGGCGCCTACGCCTCCTTCACCGGCTCGGAACTCCACGTCCTGGGCCGGGGGCTGGTCAACGCGGCGATCCTGGCGGTGGCCTGCGCGGGTCTGATCCCGCCGGTCGTACGGATGCTGCGGGTCGCCCGCAGGGGCTCGGCCGACCTGTGGCTGTGGCTCGGCTCGTCGACGGCCGCCGTCCTGGCCGGCTTCCACTTCTTCGGCCATTACTACCTGCAACTCATCCCGCCCCTGGTCCTGTTGGCGACCGCGGCGCTGCAGCTCCTGCCCCGCGAGCGCGTGCTGACCGCGGCCCTGACCTCGGCCTGCTGCTGTGCGCTGTTCCTGGCCTGGGGCCTGCTCGCGCCGCGCCCCGAACTCGCCCACTCCCAGCGTCTCGCCGCCGCCGTGGCCCACCGCACCCGGCCCGGGGACCGCGTGCTCGTCTGGGGCATACACCCGGAGACGTACTGGCTGGCGGGCCGTGCCCCCGCCACCCGCTATCTGACCGCGGGCCTCCTCACCAACTACAGCGGTGGCCGCGACGGACCGGAGGTCGGCGAGAAGTACGCCGTCGAGGGCGCCTGGCCCGTGTTCCGGGCGGAGTTGACTGCCCGCCCGCCGGTCCTCGTCGTCGACGACTCCCGCGGCCGGCCGTACGCGCCGGACCGGGTGCCGTCGCTGCTCCGGCTGCTGGCCGCGGGGTACGAGGAGGCGGGCACCGTGGACGGGGCGGTGCTGTACACGCGTACGGACGCCCAGGGCTGA
- a CDS encoding amino acid permease encodes MSSNLFRTKKIEQSILDTEEPEHALRKSLSALDLTVFGVGVIIGTGIFVLTGKVAKENAGPGVSLAFVVAGVVCALAALCYAEFASTVPVAGSAYTFSYASLGELPAWIIGWDLVLEFALGTAVVAVGWSGYVRSLLDNAGWHLPDYLSGRDGATGFGFDVLAAALVLVLTAILVIGVKLSARVTTVVVAVKVTVVLIVIIAGAFFIVGDNYEPFVPKAQAQEAGSSLKAPLIQLLSGYTPSNFGVMGIFTAASVVFFAFIGFDVVATAAEETRNPQRDMPRGILGSLFICTALYVAVSIVVTGMQKYTRLSIDAPLADAFKATGHPWYAGVISFGAAVGLTTVCMILLLGQTRVFFAMSRDGLLPRFFSRVHPRFRTPHRPTILLGVIIAILAGFTSLSELAELVNIGTLFAFVVVATGVVILRHTRPDLHRAFRTPLVPLVPALSVLASLWLMLNLPTETWLRFLIWMAVGCVVYFLYGRSHSRLGLQRKAREGEAGKAPGSDRP; translated from the coding sequence GTGAGCAGCAACCTCTTCAGGACCAAGAAGATCGAACAGTCGATCCTGGACACCGAGGAGCCGGAGCACGCACTCAGGAAGTCGCTGTCCGCTCTGGACCTCACCGTCTTCGGCGTCGGTGTCATCATCGGCACCGGCATCTTCGTCCTCACCGGCAAGGTCGCCAAGGAGAACGCGGGTCCCGGGGTCTCGCTGGCGTTCGTCGTGGCGGGCGTCGTGTGCGCCCTGGCCGCGCTGTGCTACGCGGAGTTCGCGTCCACGGTCCCGGTGGCGGGGTCCGCGTACACCTTCTCCTACGCCTCGCTCGGTGAACTGCCCGCCTGGATCATCGGCTGGGACCTGGTGCTGGAGTTCGCGCTCGGCACGGCGGTGGTGGCCGTCGGCTGGTCCGGGTACGTGCGCTCACTGCTGGACAACGCCGGCTGGCACCTGCCCGACTACCTCAGCGGGCGCGACGGGGCCACCGGGTTCGGGTTCGACGTGCTGGCCGCGGCACTGGTGCTGGTGCTCACCGCCATCCTGGTCATCGGCGTGAAGCTGTCCGCCCGGGTCACCACGGTCGTCGTCGCCGTCAAGGTCACCGTGGTCCTGATCGTGATCATCGCGGGCGCCTTCTTCATCGTCGGCGACAACTACGAGCCGTTCGTCCCCAAGGCGCAGGCACAGGAAGCGGGCAGCAGCCTCAAGGCCCCGCTCATCCAGCTCCTGTCCGGCTACACACCCTCCAACTTCGGCGTGATGGGCATCTTCACCGCCGCCTCAGTCGTCTTCTTCGCCTTCATCGGCTTCGACGTCGTGGCCACCGCCGCCGAGGAGACCAGGAACCCGCAGCGGGACATGCCGCGCGGCATCCTCGGCTCCCTGTTCATCTGCACCGCGCTCTACGTCGCCGTGTCGATCGTCGTCACAGGCATGCAGAAGTACACCCGGCTGTCGATCGACGCCCCGCTCGCCGACGCGTTCAAGGCGACCGGGCACCCCTGGTACGCGGGCGTGATCAGCTTCGGCGCCGCCGTCGGACTGACCACGGTCTGCATGATCCTGCTCCTCGGCCAGACCCGCGTCTTCTTCGCGATGAGCCGCGACGGGCTGCTGCCGCGGTTCTTCTCCCGCGTCCACCCGCGGTTCCGCACCCCGCACCGGCCGACCATCCTGCTCGGCGTGATCATCGCGATCCTCGCGGGCTTCACGAGCCTGAGCGAACTGGCCGAACTGGTCAACATCGGCACGCTCTTCGCCTTCGTCGTCGTGGCGACCGGCGTCGTCATCCTCCGCCACACCCGCCCCGACCTGCACCGCGCCTTCCGTACCCCGCTGGTGCCGCTGGTCCCGGCGCTGTCGGTGCTCGCCTCGCTGTGGCTGATGCTGAACCTGCCCACGGAGACCTGGCTGCGGTTCCTGATCTGGATGGCGGTCGGCTGCGTCGTCTACTTCCTGTACGGACGCTCGCACAGCCGTCTCGGGCTGCAGCGGAAGGCCAGGGAGGGCGAGGCCGGGAAGGCGCCGGGATCCGACCGGCCCTGA
- a CDS encoding sugar ABC transporter permease, translated as MSIDKTSETPEDHAVENPEAAAAAVTVVDPRLLVREQGLAGYVSEFKRKMKAGDLGSMPVVIGLIIIWIIFQSLNSNFLTAGNLSDISVAMVGTGMIAVGIVFVLLLGEIDLSVGSVSGVAGAAFAVLNVTHGMNEWLAFVLAILTGTVAGAIHGFVFARIGVPAFAVTLAGLLFWNGFMLQILGSSGTINLDSEGLVAKLTSYYFTDVAAAYVLAIGVTAVFFLTSFYGNKRREAAGVPSRPLSETILRTALLAIVAFAVAITYNQYKGLPLAVVIFIAVLLVTDFVLRRTAYGRKIFALGGSVEASRRAGINVEMVRISVFAISGTFAAIGGLFIASKIASANQGAGGGDLLMNAIAAAVIGGTSLFGGRGRTWNALLGVLVIVSIQYGLALQGIASPVQYMITGGVLLATVVIDAVTRKTQKSAGRA; from the coding sequence GTGAGCATCGACAAGACCTCTGAGACCCCCGAGGACCACGCCGTGGAGAACCCCGAGGCGGCCGCCGCGGCGGTCACCGTGGTCGACCCCCGGCTCCTCGTCCGCGAGCAGGGCCTCGCGGGTTACGTGTCCGAGTTCAAGCGCAAGATGAAGGCCGGCGACCTCGGCTCGATGCCGGTCGTCATCGGTCTCATCATCATCTGGATCATCTTCCAGAGCCTGAACTCCAACTTCCTCACCGCGGGCAACCTGTCCGACATCTCCGTCGCCATGGTCGGCACGGGCATGATCGCGGTCGGTATCGTCTTCGTCCTGCTGCTCGGCGAGATCGACCTGTCGGTCGGCTCGGTCTCCGGTGTCGCGGGCGCGGCCTTCGCGGTCCTGAACGTCACGCACGGCATGAACGAATGGCTGGCCTTCGTGCTCGCCATCCTCACCGGCACGGTCGCCGGCGCGATCCACGGCTTCGTCTTCGCGCGCATCGGTGTGCCGGCCTTCGCCGTCACCCTGGCCGGTCTGCTGTTCTGGAACGGCTTCATGCTCCAGATCCTCGGCAGCAGCGGCACCATCAACCTGGACAGCGAAGGCCTCGTGGCCAAGCTGACCAGCTACTACTTCACCGATGTGGCCGCCGCCTACGTGCTCGCCATCGGCGTCACCGCGGTGTTCTTCCTGACGTCCTTCTACGGCAACAAGCGCCGTGAGGCCGCGGGCGTGCCGTCGCGTCCGCTGAGCGAGACGATTCTGCGCACCGCGCTGCTGGCGATCGTCGCCTTCGCCGTGGCGATCACCTACAACCAGTACAAGGGTCTCCCGCTGGCCGTGGTGATCTTCATCGCGGTGCTGCTGGTCACGGACTTCGTGCTGCGCCGTACCGCGTACGGCCGGAAGATCTTCGCGCTCGGTGGCAGCGTCGAGGCCTCCCGTCGTGCCGGTATCAACGTCGAGATGGTCCGGATCTCGGTCTTCGCGATCTCCGGCACCTTCGCCGCCATCGGCGGTCTGTTCATCGCTTCGAAGATCGCCTCCGCCAACCAGGGCGCGGGCGGCGGTGACCTGCTGATGAACGCCATCGCGGCGGCCGTCATCGGTGGCACCAGCCTCTTCGGTGGCCGTGGCCGCACCTGGAACGCGCTGCTCGGTGTGCTGGTCATCGTCTCGATCCAGTACGGCCTGGCCCTGCAGGGCATCGCCTCGCCGGTCCAGTACATGATCACCGGTGGTGTGCTGCTCGCCACCGTCGTCATCGACGCGGTGACCCGCAAGACCCAGAAGTCGGCCGGGCGCGCGTAG
- a CDS encoding substrate-binding domain-containing protein has protein sequence MRRAAVAVAAGAMAVSLAACGSAKESSDKSDSSSSAKKGDAIKVGLLLPENQTARYEKFDKPLIEKKIKELTNNKGEVVYANAKQDASTQNQQVDTMVTNKVDVLIVDAVDAAAIKSSVQKAKDAGIPVVAYDRLAQGPIDAYTSFDNTTVGKTQGQALLDALGAKAKSGKIVMMNGSSTDPNAAQFKAGAHSVLDGKVNVGKEYDTKDWKPENANANMEGAITALGKKNIVGVYSANDGMAGGIITALKAAGISVPVTGQDAELAGVQRILAGEQFMSVYKPYAPEADAAAEMAVALAQGKSLSTVAKDKVDSPTTKAVPSVLVPVTSLTKDNIKDTVIKDGVYTVSDICTGAYKAKCDALGIK, from the coding sequence ATGCGTCGTGCCGCCGTTGCCGTTGCCGCTGGTGCGATGGCCGTCTCGCTGGCCGCCTGTGGCAGTGCCAAGGAGTCCAGCGACAAGAGCGACAGCTCAAGCTCCGCCAAGAAGGGCGACGCGATCAAGGTCGGTCTGCTGCTTCCCGAGAACCAGACCGCGCGTTACGAGAAGTTCGACAAGCCCCTGATCGAGAAGAAGATCAAGGAGCTCACGAACAACAAGGGCGAGGTCGTCTACGCCAACGCCAAGCAGGACGCCAGCACGCAGAACCAGCAGGTCGACACGATGGTCACCAACAAGGTGGACGTCCTGATCGTCGACGCTGTGGACGCCGCGGCCATCAAGAGCTCGGTCCAGAAGGCCAAGGACGCCGGCATCCCGGTCGTGGCCTACGACCGCCTCGCGCAGGGCCCGATCGACGCCTACACCTCGTTCGACAACACGACGGTCGGCAAGACCCAGGGCCAGGCCCTTCTCGACGCCCTCGGCGCCAAGGCCAAGTCCGGCAAGATCGTGATGATGAACGGCTCGTCCACCGACCCGAACGCCGCCCAGTTCAAGGCCGGAGCCCACTCCGTCCTCGACGGCAAGGTGAACGTCGGCAAGGAGTACGACACCAAGGACTGGAAGCCGGAGAACGCCAACGCCAACATGGAGGGCGCCATCACCGCCCTCGGCAAGAAGAACATCGTCGGCGTCTACTCCGCCAACGACGGCATGGCCGGCGGTATCATCACCGCCCTCAAGGCCGCCGGCATCTCCGTCCCGGTCACCGGCCAGGACGCCGAGCTCGCGGGTGTGCAGCGCATCCTCGCGGGTGAGCAGTTCATGAGCGTCTACAAGCCGTACGCCCCCGAGGCCGACGCCGCCGCCGAGATGGCCGTCGCGCTCGCCCAGGGCAAGTCGCTCTCCACGGTCGCCAAGGACAAGGTCGACAGCCCCACCACGAAGGCCGTCCCCTCGGTGCTCGTCCCGGTCACCTCGCTGACCAAGGACAACATCAAGGACACCGTCATCAAGGACGGCGTCTACACGGTCAGCGACATCTGCACGGGCGCCTACAAGGCGAAGTGCGACGCGCTCGGCATCAAGTAA
- a CDS encoding ATP-binding cassette domain-containing protein, whose product MVHVSATPVLALRGVSKRFGAVQALTDVELEVHAGEVVALVGDNGAGKSTLVKTIAGVHPIDEGAIEWDGKAVHINKPQDAQGLGIATVYQDLALCDNIDVVGNLYLGRELKKRGILDEVEMERRSRELLDTLSIRIPSVRIPIASLSGGQRQTVAIARSMLGEPKLVILDEPTAALGVEQTAQVLDLVERLRERGHAVILISHNMADVKAVADKVAVLRLGRNNGIFEVKSTSQEEIISAITGATENAVTRRAARSNGEAQK is encoded by the coding sequence ATGGTTCACGTGTCCGCTACGCCTGTTCTGGCGTTGCGCGGGGTCTCCAAGCGATTCGGTGCCGTCCAGGCGCTCACCGATGTCGAGCTTGAGGTCCACGCCGGCGAAGTGGTCGCCCTGGTGGGCGACAACGGTGCCGGAAAGTCCACACTGGTGAAGACGATCGCCGGTGTGCACCCCATCGATGAAGGCGCCATCGAGTGGGACGGCAAGGCCGTCCACATCAACAAGCCGCAGGACGCCCAGGGCCTCGGTATCGCGACCGTCTACCAGGACCTCGCGCTCTGCGACAACATCGACGTCGTCGGCAACCTCTACCTGGGCCGGGAGCTGAAGAAGCGCGGCATCCTGGACGAGGTCGAGATGGAGCGCCGCTCGCGCGAGCTGCTGGACACGCTGTCCATCCGCATTCCCAGCGTCCGTATCCCGATCGCCTCGCTCTCCGGCGGTCAGCGCCAGACCGTGGCGATCGCCCGTTCGATGCTCGGCGAGCCCAAGCTCGTCATCCTCGACGAGCCCACCGCGGCCCTCGGTGTCGAGCAGACCGCCCAGGTCCTCGACCTGGTCGAGCGGCTGCGCGAGCGCGGCCACGCGGTCATCCTCATCAGCCACAACATGGCGGACGTCAAGGCCGTGGCCGACAAGGTCGCCGTCCTGCGCCTCGGGCGCAACAACGGCATCTTCGAGGTCAAGTCGACCTCGCAGGAAGAGATCATCTCCGCCATCACGGGCGCCACGGAGAACGCCGTGACCCGTCGTGCGGCGCGCAGCAATGGGGAGGCTCAGAAGTGA
- the dxs gene encoding 1-deoxy-D-xylulose-5-phosphate synthase, producing MPLLTRITGPRDLDRLSLEQLDQLAGEIRTFLVDAVSKTGGHLGPNLGVVELTIALHRVFESPRDRVLWDTGHQSYVHKLLTGRQDFSRLKMKGGLSGYPSQGESEHDVIENSHASTVLGWADGLAKANEVLDRNDHVVAVIGDGALTGGMAWEALNNIADAKDRPLVIVVNDNERSYAPTIGGLANHLATLRTTDGYERFLARGKDLLERTPVVGKPLYETLHGAKKGLKDFIAPQGMFEDLGLKYVGPIDGHDIEALESALARAKRFGGPVIVHCLTEKGRGYQPALQDEADRFHAVGKIHPDTGLPIASSGADWTSVFGEEMVRLGQERKDIVAITAAMLQPVGLDKFAKAFPKRVYDVGIAEQHAAVSAAGLATGGLHPVFAVYATFLNRAFDQVLMDVALHKCGVTFVLDRAGVTGTDGASHNGMWDMSILQVVPGLRLAAPRDADQVRAQLREAVEVDDAPTVVRFSKGAVGPAVPAVGRIGGMDVLREAGTDIPDVLLVSVGALAPMCLEIAGLLDKQGITTTVVDPRWVKPVDEAMAPLAEQHRVVVTVEDNSRVGGVGSSIAQALRDAGVDVPLRDFGIPPRFLDHASRAEVMTEIGLTAPDIARQVTGLVAKLDGRFERTAAHAVDSVEPARD from the coding sequence GTGCCGCTGCTGACCCGCATCACGGGACCGCGCGATCTGGACCGGCTCAGCCTGGAGCAGCTGGACCAGCTGGCCGGCGAGATCAGGACCTTTCTCGTCGACGCGGTCTCCAAGACCGGCGGCCACCTCGGCCCCAACCTCGGTGTCGTGGAGCTCACCATCGCGCTGCACCGCGTCTTCGAGTCGCCCAGGGACAGGGTGTTGTGGGACACAGGTCACCAGTCCTACGTCCACAAGCTGCTCACCGGCCGTCAGGACTTCTCGAGGCTGAAGATGAAGGGCGGCCTGTCCGGCTACCCCTCGCAGGGCGAGTCCGAGCACGACGTGATCGAGAACTCGCACGCCTCGACGGTGCTCGGCTGGGCCGACGGCCTGGCGAAGGCCAACGAGGTGCTCGACAGGAACGACCACGTGGTCGCCGTCATCGGTGACGGCGCGCTCACCGGCGGCATGGCCTGGGAGGCGCTGAACAACATCGCGGACGCCAAGGACCGCCCGCTGGTGATCGTCGTCAACGACAACGAGCGTTCCTACGCCCCGACCATCGGCGGCCTCGCGAACCACCTGGCGACCCTGCGCACCACGGACGGCTACGAGCGCTTCCTCGCCCGCGGCAAGGACCTCCTGGAGCGCACGCCGGTCGTCGGCAAGCCGCTCTACGAGACCCTGCACGGCGCGAAGAAGGGCCTCAAGGACTTCATCGCCCCGCAGGGCATGTTCGAGGACCTCGGCCTGAAGTACGTCGGCCCGATCGACGGCCACGACATCGAGGCACTGGAGTCGGCGCTCGCCCGCGCCAAGCGCTTCGGCGGCCCGGTCATCGTGCACTGCCTCACCGAGAAGGGCCGCGGCTACCAGCCCGCCCTGCAGGACGAGGCGGACCGCTTCCACGCCGTCGGCAAGATCCACCCCGACACGGGTCTGCCGATCGCCTCCTCCGGCGCCGACTGGACCTCCGTCTTCGGCGAGGAGATGGTCAGGCTCGGCCAGGAGCGCAAGGACATCGTCGCCATCACGGCCGCCATGCTCCAGCCGGTCGGCCTCGACAAGTTCGCCAAGGCCTTCCCCAAACGGGTGTACGACGTCGGCATCGCCGAGCAGCACGCCGCCGTCTCCGCGGCCGGCCTCGCCACCGGCGGCCTGCACCCCGTCTTCGCCGTCTACGCGACCTTCCTCAACCGCGCCTTCGACCAGGTCCTGATGGACGTGGCCCTGCACAAGTGCGGTGTCACCTTCGTCCTGGACCGCGCGGGCGTCACCGGCACCGACGGCGCCTCGCACAACGGCATGTGGGACATGTCGATCCTCCAGGTCGTCCCCGGCCTCCGGCTCGCCGCACCGCGCGACGCCGACCAGGTCCGCGCCCAGCTGCGCGAGGCCGTCGAGGTCGACGACGCGCCGACGGTGGTCCGCTTCTCCAAGGGCGCGGTCGGCCCGGCCGTGCCCGCCGTGGGCCGGATCGGCGGCATGGACGTCCTGCGCGAGGCCGGCACCGACATCCCGGACGTCCTCCTCGTCTCGGTCGGCGCGCTCGCGCCGATGTGCCTGGAGATCGCCGGTCTCCTCGACAAGCAGGGCATCACCACGACCGTCGTCGACCCGCGCTGGGTCAAGCCGGTCGACGAGGCCATGGCGCCGCTCGCCGAGCAGCACCGGGTGGTCGTCACCGTCGAGGACAACTCGCGCGTCGGCGGTGTCGGTTCGTCGATCGCGCAGGCCCTGCGCGACGCGGGCGTCGACGTCCCGCTGCGCGACTTCGGCATCCCGCCGCGCTTCCTCGACCACGCCTCCCGGGCCGAGGTCATGACGGAGATCGGCCTGACCGCTCCGGACATCGCCCGCCAGGTCACCGGCCTCGTCGCCAAGCTCGACGGGCGTTTCGAGCGCACCGCCGCGCACGCCGTGGACTCGGTGGAACCCGCGCGCGACTGA